The Silvibacterium dinghuense DNA window AAAGCTGCCGAAGATGGTCCGCGGGATGCGATAGCCTGCCGCCTTCGCAGCATCCACATGCAGGCTCACCACGGAGGGCGGCGCCTGGGTCTCGGAGATCTGCGCGGAGAGAGAAAGCGGCAGAACTGCCCATGCAGTTCCGGCGAGCAGAGGGAAAAACCAGCGTGCGAGCGTCATCAGCCTATCTCCAATGATCTCCGGTTCTCTCCGGAGCGGGCAGCAATCGACATCATGGAAAACCCGGCGTTCAGCATACCGGGTGAAAAGGGGGCATGGGGTGATCGGAATTGTAAGCGCTTCCATTCATCTTCGTAAACGTCTAAAAAGCCTGTTTCATCAGCACTTTCCGCATTGGCGACCACATAGCGGCCATATACACTGAAGCTCTTCGCCTCCCTGCCCAAGGAGTTCTGCCCATGCCTGTCCTCCCACTGTCGCGCCGCGTCACCCTGGCACTGCTTCTGTCCACGTTTCCCGGGCTTCCCGGGCTTTCGGGCTTTGCCCAATCCGGCAACCTGGACCGTTTCGCGGGCGAATACAGCGAGAAGTCCGAGCCCGATGTGGTCTATTCCGTGTTTGCCGCGGGGGATCACCTGACCATTGAAACCGCGCGCTCGACCGCCATGGTGCTCACTCCGGCCGGAGGCAATGATTTCACGACCGAAGGCAGCAAGCTGCGCTATGAGTTCACCAGCGCCGACGGCGGCAAGGCGACCGCCCTTCACTGGACACGCAGCGTTCGCGGCGTTCCCACTCCGACCGAGGCAGCTCGCGTCAGCGACACTCCGGAACACAATCACTTCCGTCCGTATAGCCGGCAGGAGGTGATGATCCCCATGCGCGACGGGATCAAGCTACATGCGATCATCCTACGCCCCACAGACACGCATGAGCCACTGCCCTTCATGATGCAGCGCACGCCCTATGGCGTCGACGGCTATGTGCCCGATCGCATCAACGCGCAGTTCACCGAGCTGGCACAGAGCGGCTATATCTTCGTGATGGAGGACATTCGCGGCCGGTACGAGTCGCAGGGCCAGTTCGTGATGATGCGTCCCATCGCGGCACACCATGATCCCCACTCCTCCGATACAAAGAACACGGACGAGAGCACCGACACCTACGACACCGTGGCGTGGCTCATCAAGAATGTTCCCGAGAACAATGGTCGCGTAGGCGTTGCGGGTGTCTCCTATCCCGGGTTTCTTGCTGCCGAGGCAGGTATCGATCCGCACCCCGCGGTGAAGGCCATCTCTCCGCAGGCGCCGATGACGGACGTGTGGGTTGGCGACGACTTCTTTCACAACGGTGCATTTCGTCAGACATACGGTTACGATTACGTGCTCGGTATGGAGTCGAGCAAGGAAGCGACCTTCCAGCCGCTTAAAGAAGATGCCTACGACTTCTTTCTGAAGGCCGGCTCCTTCGCGGCGGCGGGCAAATCGAATGTTGACGACCTGCCTACGGGAAAGGCGTTTCTTGCGCATCCCGGTTATGACGACTTCTGGCAGTCGCGTGCCGTGCAACCGCACCTCGATCGCGTCACCGTGCCCACGCTCGAAGTGGGCGGCTGGTGGGACCAGGAAGATATGTGGGGGCCGCAGGCGGAATACGCCGCGCTCAAACCGCATGACGCGCAGCACGAGGTGTACATCGCGCTTGGGCCCTGGAATCACGGTCAATGGACGCTCACCACGCGGCATCTTGGCGCAGTCGACTTCGGCTCCGCGACCGGCGACTGGTTCCGGCAGCACATCGAGGCGCCATTCTTTGCGCATTATCTTAAGGACCAGCCGGGCTTCGATGCGGAGAGCGCGATCAGCTTCCAGACAGGATCGAATACGTGGAAGCAATACCCGGTGTGGCCGCCGAAACAGGGGATCGTGGAGCGCAATCTTTATCTCGGCACCGATCACGCGCTCAGCTTCGACAGGCCTGCGGCCGCAGAGGCTTTCACGGCATACACGTCCGATCCTGCTTCGCCTGTGAACTATCGCAAGCGGCCGATTGAGGCAACCTATTCCCCGACCGGATCGCACTGGTATTACTGGCTGGTCGAGAATCAGAAGCCGTATGAGACGCGCAGCGATGTGGCCACGTGGAAGACTCCGGTCCTCGATCACGACGTGACCATCACCGGCGATGTGCTGGCCGATATCCTCGCCTCAACCTCGGGCACAGACTCCGACTGGGTGGTGAAGCTCATCGACGAGAACCCGGACGATGCCAGCCTGGGCAACATGGCGGGCTATCAGCTGATGGTGGTCGATGAGATCTTCCGCGGCCGCTATCGCGAGAGCTACGAGCATCCGCAGGCGATCCCGGCAGGCAAGCCGGAGGAGTACAAGTTCAGCCTGCACGGCGCGGACCATGTTTTCAAGCAGGGCCATCGCATCGTGGTGCAGGTGCAGAGCAGCTGGTTCCCGCTCTACGACCGCAATCCGCAGACCTTCGTGCCCAACATCATGAAGGCGAAGCCCTCCGACTACAAGGCTGCCGAACAGCACATCTATGCGAGTTCGCATATCGTGCTGCCGGTAGCGGAATAACGGACTGGCCGCTGCTGCGCGCAGGGCGACCCGCCTTCGGCCTCCGCTCCCTTCGGTCGCGATCCCCTGATATGGGAACCCACGTCTCAACCTCGAGACGTGGGGCACCCGAGAAACGTGTCCTTCCAGCTGGGTTTGTTCTAACGGCGGTTGCCGCTCCCCAGAAACTGCTGCCGGAAGCGTGTGCGGAACTGCTCCATGCTTGTGGGCTTGCGCAGCCCGAACCACAGGATCAGCATTCCCATCACCATCAGGTGCGAAAGCACGATCAAAGCGCCGACAATCTCCAAAGCCATGGCGATTTCTCCTTCCGTCCGCGGGCGGCGGCAATGGAAAAGCAGCCCGCTCTGGCTCTGTTATAGGAGCTGACGCGGAGAGGATGGGTCTATTCCTGCGCTGCTGTATCTGTTCCTGCGATGAAGTTCAGCCTCGCTGCTGCCGCCACGCGCTTGGACTCAGGCCGGTGACACTGCGGAAGGCGCGCGCGAAGTGCTGCGGGGTGGCGAAGCCGGTCTCCGCGGCCACTTCGGCCATGCTGCGCGAACCGCGCTCGAGCAGCGCACCTGCGCGGCGTATGCGCTCCTCAAGCACATAGCGGTGCGGCGTAAGACCGGTCGCTTCGCGGAAGATGCGGGCAAAGTGAAAGACGCTCATCCCGGCCACCTCGGCCAACTGCTCCAGGCGCAGCGAGTCATGGCTGTGCTCGCGGATGAACTCGAGCACCCGCCGCACCTGATGCCGGTTACCCTGCGGAGAGGTTGCGCGCGGCGCGCCGTATTTGCGCAGCAACGCGACGGTGAGCGACATGCCCAGCAGATCGCCATAGAGCGCGCCGGTTCCCCAGCCTGAGGACATTTCGCGGTCGATCTCGGTGAGCAGCAGACGAAGCTGGCGGTCTTCAAAGTTCCACCGGCTGGCCATCCCTGCAGGCAGCGGCAGATGGAGCTCCTGCGCGGCACGCTGGACGAGCGAAGGATCGACAGAGACCACCAGCCGCCGCGATCCGCCACCCCAGCGCAGACGATCCCGCGTGCCGGCGTCGAGCAGCGTCAGCGATCCGGGGCCTGTCCGTTCCAGACCATGCCGGCCTTCGCTCCACCACTCCATCTCCACCGGGGCGCTGGTCTGCAGGTGAAGGCACAGCGAAGTATGTTCGTGCTCGGGAATCTCCACCGCGCCGATGAGGTGCTTCTCCACGGTGAGGCCGCGCCACGGCAGATGCGCGCTGCTCTGCTCCGGCCGGCCGGGAAGCAATGGCACCATGCGGTCCTGACGGATGACGGATATCCGGTCCTCAATGCGGTCCACGCACGCGACTCCTCTCTTCCATGATGCACCGGAATGGCTGAGGGAGATTCTCCCTCAGCCAAAGGAGGCAGTGCTATGCTGGTGCGCAACTGCCTGGGGAGCCCCTCATGAAGCCGTTCGCACGCCCTGCCGCCTTCGCCCTCGTTGCCTCCTTTGCCCTCGTTGCCGCGGCGCAATCACCCATGCCCAAAGCGGCCTTCACCGCGAAGACCATCGCCATTCTCAACGACACCAAGACCGGCGAGGTCACGGACGGAGCTCTCGAACAGCTAAAACGCTGGGGACATTTCACCGTGATCGATGATCCGGAAAGCGCCGATATCGTCCTGCGCTTCGATCACAAGACCGAGCGCGACGGCCGCAATACGCAGAAGACCGATGCCAACGGTAATCCCACCGATTACGGCTACACCATGAGCTTCTCGTCGGAGGTCCACATGCGCGCGTATCTCAAGGGCTCGGAGACACCCTTCTATACGACGAAGAGCAGCGACGGGAAGAAGAAAGGCGGACAGTCCTGCGTGAGCAGCTTTGAAGACGCCTGGCTGGCCGAGCGTTAGCGTGTGCCTGTCATCTCCGAGACGGCCTGTTCGATATTTTCGCTGAGCTGTTCCAGCGGCAGGTCGTTGAAGGCTGTACCGAAGGGGTCTTCGAGCTCGCTGGCCAGCGTCTCGAGCGCGATAAAGGTATAGGCCACAAAGGTCGCGATCACCGGCGTCAGCAGGCCGACCGAGTCCAGCAGGCCGAAAGGCAGCAGCAGGCAGTAGATGTAGACCGTGCGATGGATGATGACCGAATATCCGTACGGGATCGGCGTGTTCGCCAGCCGCTCGCAGCCACCGATGATGTTCGCCAGCTCATCGAGATTGCGATCGAAGGCCGTCAGCACTATTTCTCCGAAACGCCCTTCCCGCTGGCGCTCGACGACCCACTCGGCCATCAACGCGGTCAGCTCCATGGGCCGAAAATGTGCAGCCCGCACCCGCGCACACACCGCCGCAGGCAGCAACCGCTGCAGCTCGCTCATGGCATCGGTCTTGCGCAGCTGGTGCTCGAGCGCATGGGGACAGGACGCCAGCAACGCCGTCCATTGCTGCAGGCGCTCATCGTCCGCCGGCAGACCGGTGAGTGTCCGGCCCTGCCGCGCCAGCGCACGCAGGCTGTTTAACAGCGAACCCCACAGCTTGCGGCCCTCCCAAAAGCGATCGTAGCTGGCACTATTCCGAAACCCGAGGAAGATGGAAATGGCCACGCCGGTCAGCGTGAACGGCGCGACATTGAGCGGAATATGGAAGCGCCCGATGCGACCACCGGAATACACGGCCGCGCTCGAGAGCAGAAACATCAGCCCCAGCCGCGGCAGGATCTGCCTGAGCACCGAACCCCGCCACTCAAAAAGCATCAGGAACCAGTGCTGTTTCTTTTGCCGTTTCATCGGTTTATCCATTCTATCGAGGCAGCTGGGACTATATGGTCCTTGCCCGCTCACTGCGGGCCGGGTATCCTTATTTCATGCGGATTTTCACTATCCCGGCTCCCTGTCCTGCATGTTGTCTCATGCTGAGCCGGAGTCGCGTGTAGTTTCACTGCATCCATACACGCTCCGCCCGGCCCACCCTCACACGGTGGGTTTTTCTATTTCAGATCAAAGAAGACGAGATGACGCTGACCACAACGACCCCGCAGGCCGCCCCCAAAGAGACCAAAGCCCAGCGCATGGAGCGCCTTAAGCGCGAGAAGAATCCCTGGGAGATCTTCGACGAAGTCCGCGCCTTCGCCCGCGAGGGCCGCGCCAGCGTGGTCCCCGAGTGGGCCAACGCCTATTTCAAGTGGTGGGGCATTTACACGCAGGGCGATGGCGCCGGTGTCACAGGCGGCAAAGGCGGCGAGGGTCTGGCCACCGACTACTTCATGATGCGCATCGGCCTGCCCAACGGCCTGCTCACCTCGCACCAGCTCCGCATTATCGGCAACCTTACCAAGAAGTACGCCCGCAACCTCGCCGATATCACCACGCGGCAGAATATCCAGCTTCACTGGCTCACCATCGAAGACATCCCGGAAGTCGTCGACATCCTCGACAGGATCGGCCTCTCGCCCAAGGGCGCCTGCGGCGACGTGGTCCGCAATGTGACCGGCTGCCCGCTCGCCGGCATTGACCACGAAGAGCTCATCGACGCCTCCGGCCTGGCGGTGGAGCTCGCGCAGACGCTGGTTGCCAATCCCGTGTTCTACAACCTGCCGCGCAAGTTCAAGATGTCCGCCTCCGGCTGCCCGGTCTGGTGCAACTATCCGGAGATCAACGACGTTGCCTTCACGGCCATCAAGAACGCAGCCGGCGAAGTCGGCTATACCGTCCGCGTCGGCGGCGGCCTCTCGAATGAGCCGCATCTTGCCGTGAAGCTCGATGCCTTCATCCGCCCGGATCAGGCGGTGGTCGTGGCGACCGCGATCACCGCGATCTTCCGCGACCAGGAAGTGCTGCGCGAGAGCCGTGACCGCGCCCGCATCAAGTACCTCTTCATGCGCGAAAAGTGGACCGCCGAAACGATGCTCGAGGAAATAGAGCGCCGTCTCGGTTACAAATTCGAGGCCGCTCCGCAGGAAACCCTGCCGCAGGATGTGCTGCGCGATCACGTGGGCGTCCACCGGCAGAAGCAGCCCGGGCTCAGCTATGTCGGCGCCTCGGTGCTGCGCGGCCGCCTCACCGGCGACCAGCTTGTGGCGGCCGCCGATCTTGCCGAGCGCTTCGGCGACGGCCAGCTGCGCGCCACGATCATGCAGAACCTGATCTTCGTGAATATCCGCACGGCGGAGACCGCGGAACTGGTACAGGAGCTGGGCAAGATCGGCCTGCATGTGGACGGCACGAACTTCTGGCGCGGCGCCATTGCCTGCACCGGCACCGAGTTCTGCAAGCTGGCCATCAGCGAGACCAAGGGCTTCACGCGCTGGCTGGTCGAGGAGCTCGAGGAGCGCCTGCCCGGCTTCGATCAGCAGATCAAGCTGCACGTGACCGGCTGCCCCAACAGCTGCGGCCAGCACTGGATTGCCGATATCGGATTGGAAGGCAAGAAGATCAAGCATGAGGGCAAGCTGGTCGATGCCTTCTATTTCTGCGTTGGCGGAGCGGTCGGCGCGCATGCCGCGATTGCACGGCCGGTCGGCTATCGCGTGCCTGCGACCGAGGTTCCGGAGGCGCTTACCCGCCTGCTTTCGTCGTACCTCGACGAGCGCAACGAAGGCGAGAACCTGCGCAGCTACTTCTCGCGCCACGATGCCGATGCCATTCGCGCACGGCTGGCCGGTGAAGTTCTCGCACCCGTTGTTCGCGACGCCGCAACCCGTCCCGGCTTCGGCGACTGAGCCTGCCATGAGCCTGCTGCCAGTTTTTCTTAAGCTCGACCGCCGCCCGTGCCTGATCATTGGCGCGGGCTCGGTCGCGCTGCAGAAGATTCCGGCCCTGCTCAATGCCGAAGCGGAAGTCCGCGTCATCGCGCCGCGTGTCCATCCGGAGATTGCCGCGCTGGCTGCTGCCGGCCGCATCACGCTCCAAGAACGCGGCTATCGTCCTGACGACCTTGATGGCCTCTTTCTTGTCATCGCGGCCACCAACGATTCCGCTGTCAACACCGCGATTTACGAAGAGGCGCTGCGCCGCAACCTGCTCTGCAACGCGGTGGACGACCCGCCGAACTGCGACTTTTATTTCGGCTCGATCGTGACGCGCGGCGATCTCCAGATCGCCATCTCGACCGCGGGCGAGAGCCCGGCCTTTGCGCAAAAGCTGCGCAAGGAAATCGATGCGCAGCTTCCGGAAGATCTTGGTCCATGGCTGCACACTATCGGCGAGCAGCGGGGTGAAATCCTCGAAGCGTATGAACCCGGCGAGGATCGCAAGCTGCTGCTGCACCAGCTTGCGCAACGCCCCACCTGCGAAGCAGCCGCCTGCCCCGCGCAGAAGCTCGCGCTGCGTGCCAGGCATGCCGGAGCCTCGCGATGAAGACCGGCGCCGTCTACCTCATCGGTGCGGGCCCGGGCGATCCCGATCTCCTGACTGTGAAAGCTGCGCGCCTGCTTGCTTCGGCGGAGATCGTTCTTCACGACGACCTTGTGCCGGAAGCGATTCTGTCGCTCGCCGGGCCACGCGCGCTTCGCGTGAGCGTGGGCAAACGCTGCGGCACCAAGAAGATCACGCAGGCCGAGATCAACCAGCTCATCGTAGAGAAAGCGCGGCAGGGCCTCACCGTTGTACGCCTCAAGAGCGGCGATCCGCTGGTCTTCGGCCGCGCCGCCGAAGAGATGGACGCACTTCGCACCGCAGGCATTGCTTTCGAGATCGTGCCCGGCATCACCGCTGCGTTTGCCGCGGCCTCTGCGCTCCAGTGCTCGCTTACCGATCGCCGAGCAGCTTCGGGGATTGTCTTCCGCTCCGGTCATCATGCTCCGGACGCCACGGCGGACCACATCTGCGACCCAGCCGCAGCCACACGCATCGTCTACATGCCAGGCCGCGACTTCACGGCCATCGCCAGCGAGTGGCGCGCGGAAGGCCTGCCGCCGGAGTTTCCCTGCATAGCCATCTCCCACGCCGCACGGCCCGATCAGCAGATCACCGTCACCACGCTCGCTGCACTGGCCACGACCGAACCCGGCCCGGCCCCCGTACTCCTGCTGGCAGGGTGGGTCTTCGAGACGATCCGCAGCGATGCACCCGGATTGCAACCACTCGTGCGGAGCGCCCTGGCCGAACTCGAAGTGGCACACCAGACCGGCTTATTGCCAGTCGAAAGCCCCGCGAAATAGCTCGAACTGCGTTGCCGTTCCTGCCTCGAAATAGACAGACACGATATCGAAGCGCACCGGGATCTTCTCCATTTGTAACTGCGACAGATACTGAAAGGCCAGCCGAGAAAGAACCTTCTGTTTCTGCGAATCTACGGAAGCCTCAGCCGGAGCCACTGCTCGCGTACTGCGCGTCTTCACTTCAATGAAGCACAGCGTATCTTTCTCCCAGCCGACCAGATCGAGATCGCCGCGCACACGCGAGGAGCGCCAGCGCCGTGCCGTAATCAGATAACCCAGACGTCGCAGGTAAAAAAAGGCAGCCTGCTCGCCGCGCTGCCCTGTGACCAGATGTTCGGTCTGCTGTTCCGCATCTCCACGCCGCAGCGCGAGGCGATCCAAAAGCGAGAGGGTGCGATCGAGAAGATTCAGGAGAAACATCCCGCCATTCTCACGCAATCCCGGCGAAGCTCCCACGGTACTTCCGTTATGCGCTGCGCTCTTGACTTACCTCACGGCTTTTTCAGCAGCCGTTCTATCTCTGCGTGCAGTCGCTCTGTGATCTCTTCAGCAGTCAACCCAGCTTCAAAGCGCATGGGCTCACCCACCATCACGCGCAGTTTGCCGGAGCGGAACCAGCGTTCGCGGCCCGTCTTCATTGCGCCCAGGCCAGCCAGCGCTATCGGCAGCACCGCAGTTTTCGATTCCTCCACCAGCAGCCCAATCCCCGGCCGGAAACGCTGCAGGGTGCCGTCCGAACGATGCCCCTCCGGAAAGACCAGCACGTGGAAGCCGCGATCGAGCGCTTCGCCGGCGTGCGCAAAGCTGCGGCGAAAGCCCGCGCTGCGCGGCAGCGGGAAGACATTGAAGACGGCGGTCACCGTAAGGTAAGTCAGCGGTCCGAGCACATTCAGAAACCAGCTTCCCTGATTGCGGCTCTTCCGCCAGTCTTCCAGCATGTTTGCGGCCATCGCCGCTGCTACGCGCCGGCGCATGCGCCCCGGCAGGGCGTAGAGAATCAGCGGCATGTCATACGTGCTTACGTGGTTCGCAATCAGTAACAGTGACTGTGACGTATCGACAGCGCCTTCCCTGCGCACCACGGGAGCAGCCAGCAGCCACACCAGCGGCCGAAGCACCAGCTCCATAAAAAACGTACGTCCCCATCGCGCCGGAGCCGACCATGGCCAGTGCGGATAGATATCCCGCTCGCCCTGTGGCACAGCCGGAGCCGGAGTAAAAGCCGTTGCGGTACTCGAGGCCTCCTCATGTACCACTGCGCTGCCCGCTCCTACACCCAGTAACCGACGCAGTTCACCGAGCGTCCCCACCTGCTCGAGCTCCTGCTCTCCTAATCCAAGGCCAAAGCGCTGCTCCAGCTCTGCCTGCAGCTGCACGCGGCCGAGACTGTCGAGACCGAGATCGTCCGCAAGCCGCGCGCTTTCATCCTGCCGAGCGGGCCTGATCCCGGTTATGCCGGCGATGACAGCAAGCAGCGCGTCGGAATTTGTCACAGTTTCCGTGGCATTTTCTTCCTTCGCGGTGTTGTTCACCCACTCCGCGACCTTGCCACGGCGAATCTTTCCGGTCGCCGTGCGCGGAAAATCCAGCTCCGGCCATAACCGCCAGCGACGCACTCTCTGAAACTCGGCGAGCCCTGCATTTGCGGCCGAAACTGCGCGCTCCGCATCCTCACGCGTGCCGCGCAGCAGCAGCACGGCCACCGGCTCCGGTCCACGCGACGTGTTCTGCGCCACCACCACCGAGGCCTGCACGCCAGCCTGCGCGTCGAGCGCCCGCTCCACATCCTCCGGATGCAGGTTCAATCCGGATGCGGTCACGATCATCTGATTCTTACGCCCGAGGAAGCGTAACTGCCCGGCCTCATCACGCTGCGCCAGATCGCCGGTCGCAAGCCAGGGGGATTCCGCCTGCTCCAGCCGCCCGTTGCGCCAAGTCGAGGTCGAGACCATATCGCCGCGCACGCGCACCTCGCCGTCCTCGCCGATCTCCACATCGCGGCCGGGCAGCACCTTGCCCATCGTGCCCTTGCCGACCTTAAAGGGGTGATTGAGCGAGATGAGCGCGGCGGTCTCCGTCATGCCGTAACCCTGCACCAGCGCAAAGCCCAGCGTGTTCCAGAACTGCTCAAGATCGGAGGGGAGCGATGCGCCGCCGCAGACGAAGGCCCAGAATTTGTAACCGAGTTTGCGATGAATTCTGCGGAAGCGCCACCAGCGCTTCCACACCTTTTCGCCCTGCGCAGCGGACAGCTCACGCTCGAGCTCGGGCCACTCCGCCAACAACGCCTCGCGCAGCAGTTCCAACACGCGCGGCACCGCGGCCAGCACGGAAATACGCTCGCGGCGCGCGGTCTCCATCAGCCGTCCGGCCTGCAGGCGCGACTCGAAATGCACTTCGGCTGCGAGCAGCGGCGGAATCCACAGCGCCATGAACTGCCCGAAAACATGGCTCAGTGGCAGCGTGTGCAGAAAGCGCAGCGGATGGACCCACTTCTCGTATTTGAGATACTTGCCGATCTCGCGTTCGATCGGCGCGACGCTGGCCGCGATATTGCGATGCGTATGCACCACGCCTTTCGGCTCCGCTGTCGTGCCGGAAGTGAAGAGAATCTGCAGCGGCGTGTCCGGATTCAGCGAGGGATCGGGCTGCTCCGGTGTGCTCACCTGCGGTAATTCTTCCGAGAAGGACTCGAATGCCAGCCGCTCGCCGTCCAGCTGCGCCAGCAGCGTTGCATCTCCGACGATGAGCCTGGGCGCGGTCTCGGCCATGACCCTGCGGGCAAAGTCGACGGCGCCCGCGGTATCCAGCGGCACCGCAATCACCCCACGCAGCAGGCAACCGAAGAATGCGCCCATCCACTCGGCACCGTTTGCCCCCCATAGCACCACGCGCTCGCCCGCGCTTACGCCACGACGACGCAGCTCCGCCGAGAAGCGGTCGGCCAGCAGGGCCAGGCCCGCGTAGCTTGTAGCTACGCGGCGATTGCCCGTATAGGTAACGATGGCAGTGGCATTTCCGTGGCGACGCCAGTCTTCCACCAGAGAGGCGAGGTGCGTCCGCATCATCGGCCCGTTCTATGCTCGCGCAAAGTCGATGAAGCCATGAGCCGGGTCCGTATGCACCAGCTTCACCTCGATCTTGTCGCCTACATCCAGCCCGTGCTTGCCCTGCACCAGCATGCCGTCCACATGTGGCGTGAGCGTGCGTACAAAGGTTCCACGCTCATTCGCGCCGGTCACAATGGCGCGGAACCGCTGCCCGATACGGTCTGCCAGCGCCACGGCGGCAATGCGCTTTTGCATGGCCCGCTCCAGCTTGCGCTCGGCTGCGGCTCTCACCGTGCAGTTCGTGGCAATCGCTGACAGCTCATCTTCGGTGTACGGAGTCGCTGCGCCGGCTACCATCGCCTTCAGCAGCCGCTGCGTCACCAGGTCGGCATAACGGCGGTTGGGGGCAGTCGAGTGCGTGTAGTCTTCCACGGCCAGACCGAAGTGGCCGATCTCCGGGGCGCCGGCCCGCTCCAGCACATACTCGCCAGGACCAAGCAGCTTCACGACCGCGAGCGAAAGATCCGGGAAGCGGTCGGGATCGGCCTCCTTGCGTGCGCAGAGAAAATCATTCAGAGCCCGCGCATCCGGTTCCGCAGGCAGATCCGTGCCCAGCTCCGCTGCCAGCTCCACGATGCGATCCCAGCGCTTCGGCACGCGCACCACGCGCCGGATGGAGGCGATGCCTTTTGCACGGAATGTCCGGGCCACCACGCCGTTGGCCGCGATCATGAAGTCTTCGATCAGATCCGTCGCCGGATTGCGCAGCTCTGTGCCCAGATGAATCTCCCCGTCCTCCACCGTGGAGTGCGCTTCAGCCAGATCGAGGTTCAGGGCGCCATGCTTCACACGCTCGGCGCGCAGC harbors:
- a CDS encoding AMP-binding protein, which encodes MMRTHLASLVEDWRRHGNATAIVTYTGNRRVATSYAGLALLADRFSAELRRRGVSAGERVVLWGANGAEWMGAFFGCLLRGVIAVPLDTAGAVDFARRVMAETAPRLIVGDATLLAQLDGERLAFESFSEELPQVSTPEQPDPSLNPDTPLQILFTSGTTAEPKGVVHTHRNIAASVAPIEREIGKYLKYEKWVHPLRFLHTLPLSHVFGQFMALWIPPLLAAEVHFESRLQAGRLMETARRERISVLAAVPRVLELLREALLAEWPELERELSAAQGEKVWKRWWRFRRIHRKLGYKFWAFVCGGASLPSDLEQFWNTLGFALVQGYGMTETAALISLNHPFKVGKGTMGKVLPGRDVEIGEDGEVRVRGDMVSTSTWRNGRLEQAESPWLATGDLAQRDEAGQLRFLGRKNQMIVTASGLNLHPEDVERALDAQAGVQASVVVAQNTSRGPEPVAVLLLRGTREDAERAVSAANAGLAEFQRVRRWRLWPELDFPRTATGKIRRGKVAEWVNNTAKEENATETVTNSDALLAVIAGITGIRPARQDESARLADDLGLDSLGRVQLQAELEQRFGLGLGEQELEQVGTLGELRRLLGVGAGSAVVHEEASSTATAFTPAPAVPQGERDIYPHWPWSAPARWGRTFFMELVLRPLVWLLAAPVVRREGAVDTSQSLLLIANHVSTYDMPLILYALPGRMRRRVAAAMAANMLEDWRKSRNQGSWFLNVLGPLTYLTVTAVFNVFPLPRSAGFRRSFAHAGEALDRGFHVLVFPEGHRSDGTLQRFRPGIGLLVEESKTAVLPIALAGLGAMKTGRERWFRSGKLRVMVGEPMRFEAGLTAEEITERLHAEIERLLKKP
- a CDS encoding RNB domain-containing ribonuclease encodes the protein MHTGARFDLVAAAKQAVAEQGFWPEFPAEVKAEVKQILTQPAPLNARAEDLRGLLWSSIDNDTSRDLDQIEYADILPDGRMRVRIGIADVDAYVPRGSAIDRYAEHETVTLYTGVKNFSMLPEELSTGLTSLLEGEDRLCMVTEFVLDANVCQTESCVAESRIYPALVNNKAQLAYPAVGAWLAGRGEAPEKVAASPELQEQLRLQDRIASRLRAERVKHGALNLDLAEAHSTVEDGEIHLGTELRNPATDLIEDFMIAANGVVARTFRAKGIASIRRVVRVPKRWDRIVELAAELGTDLPAEPDARALNDFLCARKEADPDRFPDLSLAVVKLLGPGEYVLERAGAPEIGHFGLAVEDYTHSTAPNRRYADLVTQRLLKAMVAGAATPYTEDELSAIATNCTVRAAAERKLERAMQKRIAAVALADRIGQRFRAIVTGANERGTFVRTLTPHVDGMLVQGKHGLDVGDKIEVKLVHTDPAHGFIDFARA